The genomic segment CTACCAACACTATAACAGTTACTGGTTGTCGCTGTGTGGTTTACTCCGATCAGACCACCTAATTGAGATTTTCCTGACACTGCACCTGTACTATAGCAGTTGATTATCGTAGCGAGTGTATTAAATCCTATAAGACCTCCACACCATCCATCCCCAAATACATTACAGGAACTTGAGCATTTGCTAATTGTACCTGTTTGACAACTTCCTACCAGACCACCGGCAGCCCATTCACAGCATCCAATTGATCCTGAGCTATAGCAATTACTCACAATAGAATTGCTTGAACCCCCTGCCAGTCCGCCTATATATTCTGTCCCACTAATAACTACATCAAGCACCAGAGTATTTTCTATAGTAGCGCTATGTATAAGACCAAACATTCCCTGTAATCCGGAAATGCGGTTAATATACAAACCGGTAATGCTATGATATTGTCCTTTATAATTTCCTTTGAAGGGATTGTCAATATCGAATCCAATGGGTATCCATCCACCATCGGACCAGCTAGAGGTTATTGTGGCATCAATATCAGCAGTTTGGATGTAATAATTTTCCCATTTGTCCGAATTTTGTGTTATCCAATAAAGATTATTCAGATCAGAAATTTGATATGGATCGATGTCTGTGCCGGAACCAGTGGGTTGAAAAACTCCATCAACCCAGTTTGGATTTCCGACAAATGTGCCATCATAGGAATTAGTACTATTGTCTGTAATCGTTGTGCCACTCCCTTCATTCATAGGATAATAAGCCATCAAGCCACTTTCAGTTCCAGTTAATTCAACATTCATCGACGATTGGATCTGTTCCTGAGTTCGTGCAATATCCCACACTCGCAACTCATCAATTTGACCATCGAAATAGTTACTCCCCCATTTCCCAATATAAAATGTATTTGAAATCGTATTTAAACTCCTCGCCTGATTTGCTTTAAGAATTCCATTTGCATAAAGGATTACGTTTGTTCCATCGTACACTAGTGCGAAATGGATCCAGGCATTTATACTACCCGGTATTAAGACATCAAAATCCTGTCCCCATAATTGTACTACCCATCTATTATCAACGCTATTGTGAGTTCTTAATGAATATTCCCCAAGAGCTGACCCAGGATCACCAAATTGCCAAACACCTGTATTATTAAATGTGCGAGCATATACCCACGCTTCAATTGTACGGGGATTAGCACCAGTAACGATAACAGCGCCACAGT from the Candidatus Cloacimonadota bacterium genome contains:
- a CDS encoding T9SS type A sorting domain-containing protein: MKSTNIVLVFLIFTVLAFCTNLIAQDYGLDFGGSNQYVNCGAVIVTGANPRTIEAWVYARTFNNTGVWQFGDPGSALGEYSLRTHNSVDNRWVVQLWGQDFDVLIPGSINAWIHFALVYDGTNVILYANGILKANQARSLNTISNTFYIGKWGSNYFDGQIDELRVWDIARTQEQIQSSMNVELTGTESGLMAYYPMNEGSGTTITDNSTNSYDGTFVGNPNWVDGVFQPTGSGTDIDPYQISDLNNLYWITQNSDKWENYYIQTADIDATITSSWSDGGWIPIGFDIDNPFKGNYKGQYHSITGLYINRISGLQGMFGLIHSATIENTLVLDVVISGTEYIGGLAGGSSNSIVSNCYSSGSIGCCEWAAGGLVGSCQTGTISKCSSSCNVFGDGWCGGLIGFNTLATIINCYSTGAVSGKSQLGGLIGVNHTATTSNCYSVGSVGSIRGGSGEIGGLIGISYDDTVSNCFWNIETSNQDSSDGGIGVITAQMTNATITNNIFLDAGWDFKGFGTEGTWNIGNGRNDGYPYFDWQYPSDPATLPVELAAFTAQFIENTPTLYWVTHSEIDNMGWFVYRNAENDFLSSEVLSEMIEGHGTTTQPQSYVYEDRIDNFETGNIYFYWLESIDYSGMVKHYDKVAVLTIPDPSVNLPQIIPPVVYDLKNVPNPVHSNTEFKFTLDSASIVSVDIYNILGQRVYKSSSIFTQPDQTYAIYWNGKDEQGQVLENGIYFYNLIINSKIEKIKKLILMK